A single window of Leptospiraceae bacterium DNA harbors:
- a CDS encoding GTP-binding protein has translation MKRNIRNIGIFAHVDSGKTTLTERILFEAGEIYSPGSVNEGTTESDRLKEEIERGISIAASSIQVRYKFKGKKYFFNLIDTPGHLDFYAQVQNSLLAVDIAVLLLDITTGIRSQTEMLLEEITQQKIPLIVFINKIDKAEDLKVFLEELKTNINRKLHPVFSIRDEYKNQIEYILQKKEIEEEIELPFIEWNDKLIDSYFKKPSKKIILDGLNQGFQSCNLTPLFAGSALHGSSVKELLNFICLQDFHRRHSEEEKVKGVLFKRQLHPDLGKVYFIKSYEPVRTGDLFYSLDKKFKIETMYELTPNEILKLDIVDDYSIFAATISDHSSLDTGSLYAKEQNMHLNPVVPNNEYVLTLEPNTSEGKGILRSGLEKLVWEDFGLNFREKKETGQFELKGAGELHLDVAISRLKEFVSEIFTFGNLKVARYEKFKNMAITVIFEHSAFNQKLKSGTLISSLEKSPDFSSSVLWECELEEDYKSSVESAFYEILSNGSRGNSVLGVNLRVLSYERPEVIEDITPNLLKVAIISGIKSCLPGNTIEIGPLCQFEVVVPESYYGSVLVILGKRNAKIVKTDIVNGNKSLLICEAAAENMLGFTSALRNMTKGKGFLSQKTIFTSLSHFEF, from the coding sequence ATGAAACGAAACATTCGAAATATAGGAATATTTGCCCATGTGGATTCGGGGAAAACTACGCTTACGGAAAGAATTTTATTTGAAGCAGGAGAAATTTATAGTCCGGGTTCCGTCAATGAAGGAACCACAGAAAGTGATAGACTGAAAGAAGAAATAGAACGGGGAATTTCAATTGCGGCAAGTTCGATTCAGGTTAGATATAAATTTAAGGGTAAAAAATACTTTTTTAATTTAATCGATACTCCCGGTCATTTAGATTTTTACGCACAGGTGCAGAATTCTCTATTAGCCGTAGACATTGCAGTTTTACTTCTGGATATAACAACGGGTATCCGCTCTCAGACCGAAATGCTCCTTGAGGAGATTACACAGCAGAAAATTCCTCTCATTGTATTTATCAATAAGATCGACAAAGCAGAAGACTTAAAAGTTTTCTTAGAAGAGCTAAAAACAAATATCAATCGCAAATTGCATCCGGTATTTTCGATTCGCGATGAATACAAAAATCAGATCGAATATATCCTACAAAAAAAAGAAATCGAAGAAGAAATTGAACTACCATTCATTGAGTGGAATGATAAATTAATAGACTCTTATTTCAAAAAGCCATCTAAGAAAATCATTTTAGACGGATTGAACCAGGGCTTTCAGTCTTGTAATCTGACTCCTTTGTTTGCAGGGAGTGCGCTTCATGGATCGAGCGTCAAAGAGTTATTAAACTTTATTTGCTTGCAGGATTTTCATCGTCGCCATTCCGAAGAGGAAAAAGTAAAAGGAGTACTATTCAAAAGACAACTTCATCCCGATTTAGGCAAGGTCTACTTCATAAAATCCTATGAGCCAGTTCGCACAGGAGATTTGTTTTATTCTCTCGATAAGAAATTTAAAATTGAGACTATGTATGAACTCACTCCAAATGAAATATTGAAATTGGATATCGTGGATGACTATTCTATATTTGCCGCTACTATATCGGATCACTCTTCTTTAGATACAGGCTCGCTTTATGCAAAAGAGCAAAATATGCATCTTAACCCCGTTGTGCCTAATAACGAGTATGTGCTCACTCTAGAGCCAAATACTTCAGAAGGAAAAGGAATTCTCCGATCAGGTCTAGAGAAATTAGTTTGGGAAGATTTTGGTTTAAATTTTCGGGAAAAAAAAGAAACTGGACAGTTTGAACTTAAGGGAGCAGGGGAGCTTCATCTCGATGTTGCTATCAGTCGACTCAAAGAATTTGTTTCAGAAATTTTTACTTTCGGTAATTTAAAGGTTGCCAGATACGAAAAATTTAAAAACATGGCTATAACGGTAATTTTCGAACACTCTGCTTTTAATCAAAAGTTGAAGAGTGGAACTCTAATTAGTTCCCTTGAGAAAAGTCCTGATTTTTCAAGTTCTGTCCTTTGGGAATGTGAACTTGAGGAGGATTATAAGTCCTCTGTAGAATCGGCGTTTTACGAAATATTATCTAATGGAAGTCGCGGTAATTCAGTGCTTGGTGTAAACCTCCGAGTGCTCTCTTATGAGAGACCTGAAGTTATCGAAGACATCACGCCTAACCTATTAAAGGTGGCCATCATTAGTGGTATTAAGTCTTGCTTACCTGGAAATACAATTGAAATCGGACCATTGTGTCAGTTTGAAGTTGTAGTTCCTGAATCATATTATGGTTCAGTTTTAGTAATTCTCGGTAAGAGAAATGCTAAGATAGTGAAGACCGATATTGTCAATGGCAATAAATCTTTACTAATTTGCGAAGCGGCTGCTGAAAACATGCTTGGCTTCACAAGTGCCTTAAGAAATATGACAAAAGGAAAAGGTTTTTTGTCTCAAAAAACTATATTCACCTCGTTGTCACATTTCGAGTTTTAA